A stretch of Brassica rapa cultivar Chiifu-401-42 chromosome A08, CAAS_Brap_v3.01, whole genome shotgun sequence DNA encodes these proteins:
- the LOC103835701 gene encoding uncharacterized protein LOC103835701, translating to MGKNKKPIYESRLVNMDRANAAGFKATALRLAGTTPFSRGMNSSLRHLPLAQVSKTQPISRSGDGITPLLYGYPAALTRNNALSTSTFETSPPSPPSLEEESMKAPVAAFENRMAQDDSNVEDFSAWSPFDEPFITIDKEQQPEYVPPQVPLSSSYDSLDCPNALNDSPPFPRTLLSDNLNWPNFSHCLRSEQTPLPQPTTSPSESLHRTGSAHGLRSGNIPATHLPWGSLYPNAYGPVPARPSYLNGRGSENMVPPVPGHLPSESLFSWSNSHNIPPLVPAALPYGSGGWPYHHGFGTIPS from the exons ATGGGGAAAAACAAGAAGCCGATTTACGAGAGCCGTCTCGTGAACATGGACAGGGCCAACGCAGCTGGATTCAAGGCCACGGCTCTGAGACTCGCTGGCACTACTCCATTCTCGCGGGGTATGAATAGCAGCCTCCGTCATCTGCCACTGGCTCAGGTTAGCAAAACTCAGCCCATCAGCCGAAGTGGCGATGGTATTACCCCTTTACTTTATGGTTACCCTGCGGCTTTGACTAGGAACAACGCCCTGAGCACCTCAACATTTGAAACATCACCACCTTCGCCACCGTCGCTGGAAGAAGAGTCGATGAAAGCTCCGGTGGCTGCCTTTGAGAACCGTATGGCCCAAGACGATTCGAACGTGGAAGATTTCTCTGCGTGGTCTCCATTCGATGAACCGTTCATAACTATTGACAAGGAACAACAACCAGAGTACGTTCCACCACAAGTTCCGCTGAGTTCATCGTACGATAGTCTAGACTGCCCCAATGCTCTGAACGATTCGCCACCATTTCCGAGGACTTTGCTTTCGGATAATCTAAACTGGCCCAACTTTTCGCATTGTTTACGATCGGAGCAAACTCCACTGCCACAGCCGACGACTTCACCTTCGGAAAGTCTGCATAGGACCGGTTCCGCACATGGTTTACGATCAGGAAACATCCCAGCAACGCATTTACCGTGGGGAAGTCTTTACCCGAATGCATATG GACCTGTTCCAGCGAGGCCGAGTTATCTGAATGGTCGAGGATCTGAAAACATGGTACCACCAGTTCCGGGGCATTTGCCCTCCGAGAGTCTATTTAGCTGGTCTAATTCTCACAACATTCCACCCCTTGTTCCTGCGGCTTTACCTTACGGTAGTGGAGGTTGGCCATATCATCATGGTTTCGGGACTATACCGTCATAG
- the LOC103835702 gene encoding 14-3-3-like protein GF14 omega, with amino-acid sequence MAVSSREDYVYMAKLSEQAERYEEMVEFMEKLSAAADGTELTVEERNLLSVAYKNVIGARRASWRIISSIEQKEESRGNEDRVKTIRDYKAKIESELAGICDGILKLLESALVPSAASEDSKVFYLKMKGDYYRYLAEFKIGKERDDAADNTLSAYESAQENAKGLAPTHPIRLGLALNFSVFYYEILNSPDRACNLAKTAFDAAIAELDTLGEESYKDSTLIMQLLRDNLTLWTSDMQDEAADEIKEATPPKPTEEQK; translated from the exons ATGGCAGTTTCATCGCGCGAGGACTACGTATACATGGCCAAGCTCTCCGAGCAAGCCGAGAGGTACGAAGAGATGGTCGAATTCATGGAGAAGCTCTCCGCCGCCGCAGACGGCACCGAGCTCACCGTCGAGGAGCGCAACCTCCTCTCCGTCGCGTACAAAAACGTGATCGGCGCCCGCCGCGCTTCGTGGCGGATCATCTCCTCGATCGAGCAGAAGGAAGAGAGCCGCGGCAACGAGGACCGCGTCAAGACGATCCGCGACTACAAGGCGAAGATCGAGTCGGAGCTAGCGGGGATCTGCGACGGGATCCTGAAGCTGCTCGAGTCTGCGCTCGTCCCTTCCGCCGCTTCCGAGGATTCCAAGGTCTTCTACCTCAAGATGAAAGGCGATTACTATAGGTACTTGGCTGAGTTCAAGATCGGTAAGGAGAGAGATGACGCCGCTGATAACACTCTCTCCGCTTACGAATCTGCTCAG GAGAATGCGAAGGGGCTAGCTCCAACTCACCCGATCCGTCTTGGTTTGGCATTGAACTTCTCTGTGTTTTATTACGAGATCCTCAATTCTCCGGATCGTGCTTGCAACCTTGCTAAGACG GCTTTTGATGCTGCCATTGCTGAGTTAGACACGCTAGGGGAAGAGTCGTACAAGGATAGCACTTTGATCATGCAGCTTCTACGTGACAACCTCACTCTCTGGACATCTGACATGCAG GATGAAGCTGCAGATGAGATCAAGGAAGCAACGCCTCCAAAGCCAACAGAGGAGCAGAAATGA
- the LOC103835703 gene encoding phospho-2-dehydro-3-deoxyheptonate aldolase 1, chloroplastic: MALMNGSMNLSSIKTTIFNHRQTSFSSAVPRTTSLRISAVQTDPKPPTSSTVTKSVEVNVSKSKWTPESWKKQKALQQPEYPDLAELEAVLDTIESFPPIVFAGEARLLEERLGQAAMGEAFLLQGGDCAESFKEFNANNIRDTFRILLQMGAVLMFGGQVPVVKVGRMAGQFAKPRSDSFEERNGVKLPSYRGDNINGDAFDSKSRIPDPQRMIRAYCQSAATLNLLRAFATGGYAAMQRVTQWNLDFTERSEQGDRYRELAHRVDEALGFMHAAGLTLDHPIMQTTEFWTSHECLLLPYEQSLTRLDSTSGLYYDCSAHMIWVGERTRQLDGAHVEFLRGVANPLGIKVSDKMDPNELVKLIEILNADNKPGRITIITRMGAENMRVKLPNLIRAVRRAGQIVTWVSDPMHGNTIKAPCGLKTRPFDSIMAEVKAFFDVHEQEGSHPGGVHLEMTGQNVTECIGGSRTVTFDDLSSRYHTHCDPRLNASQSLELSFIIAERLRKRRIKSQQAFSV; encoded by the exons ATGGCGCTCATGAATGGAAGCATGAACCTATCATCAATCAAAACGACGATATTCAACCACCGTCAAACAAGCTTCTCCTCCGCCGTACCAAGAACCACATCCCTCCGTATCTCCGCCGTGCAAACCGACCCAAAACCACCAACTTCATCAACGGTAACGAAGTCCGTCGAAGTTAACGTGAGTAAATCCAAATGGACACCGGAGAGCTGGAAGAAGCAGAAAGCTCTTCAGCAGCCGGAGTATCCTGACTTAGCTGAGCTAGAAGCCGTGCTCGACACGATCGAATCTTTCCCTCCGATCGTTTTCGCCGGAGAAGCTAGACTTCTCGAAGAGCGGTTAGGTCAAGCAGCGATGGGTGAAGCGTTTTTATTACAAGGAGGAGACTGTGCAGAGAGCTTCAAAGAGTTCAACGCTAACAACATTCGTGACACCTTTAGGATTCTTCTCCAGATGGGTGCTGTTTTGATGTTCGGTGGCCAAGTCCCCGTCGTTAAGGTTGGAAGAATGGCGGGCCAGTTTGCGAAGCCGAGGTCTGATTCGTTTGAGGAGAGGAACGGAGTGAAGCTGCCGAGTTATAGAGGAGATAACATCAATGGAGATGCGTTTGATTCCAAGTCGAGGATTCCTGATCCACAGAGGATGATCAGAGCTTATTGTCAATCTGCAGCTACTTTGAATCTTTTGAGAGCTTTTGCTACTGGTGGTTATGCTGCTATGCAGAGAGTTACTCAATGGAATCTTGATTTCACAGAACGTAGTGAGCAAGGAGACAG GTACCGTGAACTAGCTCACCGTGTTGATGAAGCGCTTGGTTTCATGCACGCGGCTGGACTCACGCTTGATCATCCCATCATGCAAACAACCGAGTTCTGGACTTCTCATGAGTGCTTGCTCTTGCCTTATGAACAATCACTAACAAGGCTGGACTCAACTTCTGGTCTCTACTATGATTGTTCTGCTCATATGATTTGGGTCGGTGAGCGAACAAGACAGCTTGATGGAGCACACGTCGAGTTTTTAAGAGGTGTTGCTAATCCTCTTGGAATCAag GTGAGTGATAAGATGGATCCGAATGAGCTTGTGAAGCTGATTGAGATCTTGAATGCTGATAATAAACCTGGTAGGATCACAATTATCACCAGAATGGGAGCAGAGAATATGAGAGTGAAGCTTCCTAATTTGATTAGAGCTGTGCGACGTGCTGGACAGATTGTGACTTGGGTCAGTGATCCAATGCATGGAAACACCATTAAGGCTCCTTGTGGCCTCAAGACTCGTCCGTTTGACTCTATAATG GCTGAAGTGAAAGCATTCTTCGACGTGCATGAACAAGAAGGGAGCCACCCAGGAGGTGTTCACTTAGAGATGACCGGTCAGAACGTGACCGAGTGCATCGGCGGTTCACGCACAGTCACGTTCGATGACTTGAGCTCGCGATACCACACGCACTGTGACCCGCGCCTCAATGCTTCTCAGTCTCTCGAGCTCTCCTTCATCATTGCCGAACGCCTTAGAAAGAGACGCATCAAGTCCCAACAGGCTTTTTCCGTCTAA
- the LOC103835704 gene encoding UDP-glycosyltransferase 85A5, whose protein sequence is MASHAVSNGQKPHVVCVPFPAQGHTNPMMKVAKLLHAKGFHVTFVNNVYNHNRLLRSLGANALDGVPSFRFESIPDGLQETDGDKMQDVPSLCDSTMKNCLAPFKELLQRINARDDVPPVSCIVSDGLMTFTLDAAEELDVPNVIFWTTSACGFLAYLYFDRLVEKGLCPIKDENCLDTEIDWIPTMKNLRLKDIPSFIRATSRDDIMLNFFLHEVDRVKRASAIILNTFDDLEHDTIQAIQYITPPVYSIGPLHLIVNRDIDKDSEIGRMGSNLWREDTKCVDWLDTKAPNSVVYVNFGSITVMSAKHLVEFAWGLAATGKDFLWVIRPDLVDGKLAVVPPEFLTETADRRMIATWCPQEKVLSHPAIGGFLTHSGWNSTLESLCCGVPMVCWPFFAEQQTNCKFCRDEWEVGMEIGGDVKREEVDAVVRELMDGEKGKKMREKAEKWRLLAEEATEPKRGSSELNFETVVDKVLLGRG, encoded by the exons ATGGCATCTCATGCAGTTTCTAACGGACAAAAACCACACGTCGTTTGCGTGCCTTTCCCTGCTCAAGGCCACACCAACCCGATGATGAAAGTGGCTAAACTCCTCCACGCCAAAGGCTTCCACGTCACCTTCGTAAACAACGTTTACAACCACAACCGTCTCCTCCGGTCACTTGGTGCCAACGCGCTCGACGGTGTTCCTTCGTTCCGGTTCGAGTCTATCCCTGACGGTCTACAGGAGACTGATGGGGATAAGATGCAGGATGTCCCTTCTCTTTGCGACTCCACCATGAAGAACTGTCTAGCTCCGTTCAAGGAACTTCTTCAGCGGATCAACGCTCGAGATGATGTTCCTCCCGTTAGCTGTATTGTGTCGGACGGTCTGATGACTTTCACTCTTGACGCTGCGGAGGAGCTCGATGTCCCGAATGTTATTTTCTGGACCACAAGCGCTTGTGGCTTCTTGGCTTATCTATACTTCGACCGTTTGGTCGAAAAGGGGCTATGTCCAATAAAAG atgaGAATTGCTTAGACACAGAAATAGATTGGATCCCAACGATGAAAAACCTAAGACTAAAGGACATCCCAAGCTTCATCCGTGCGACTAGTCGTGACGACATAATGctcaatttttttcttcatgAGGTTGACCGAGTCAAACGTGCTTCGGCTATCATTCTCAACACATTCGATGATCTCGAGCATGACACCATACAAGCTATACAATATATTACACCTCCTGTGTACTCTATTGGACCGCTCCATCTAATAGTGAACCGGGATATTGATAAAGATAGCGAGATCGGACGCATGGGGTCGAATCTTTGGAGAGAAGATACAAAGTGTGTGGACTGGCTCGATACTAAGGCTCCTAATAGCGTTGTTTACGTTAACTTCGGTAGCATAACCGTGATGAGCGCTAAACACCTCGTGGAGTTTGCTTGGGGCTTAGCCGCAACAGGGAAAGATTTCTTGTGGGTGATCAGACCGGACTTAGTTGATGGTAAACTGGCTGTTGTTCCGCCAGAGTTTTTGACGGAGACGGCGGATAGGAGGATGATAGCGACTTGGTGTCCTCAGGAGAAAGTTCTGTCTCATCCGGCGATAGGAGGGTTTTTAACGCATAGTGGATGGAACTCGACTTTGGAGAGTCTTTGCTGTGGAGTTCCGATGGTGTGTTGGCCGTTCTTTGCTGAGCAACAAACGAACTGTAAGTTCTGTCGCGATGAGTGGGAGGTTGGGATGGAGATTGGTGGAGATGTGAAGAGGGAGGAGGTTGACGCGGTGGTTAGAGAGCTGATGGATGGAGAGAAAGGAAAGAAAATGAGGGAGAAGGCGGAGAAGTGGCGGCTCTTGGCGGAGGAAGCGACTGAGCCTAAGCGTGGTTCGTCGGAGTTAAACTTCGAGACAGTTGTTGACAAGGTTCTCTTAGGGCGTGGCTAG
- the LOC103835705 gene encoding probable protein phosphatase 2C 9, whose amino-acid sequence MGKFCCFTSPSEVVGGQSSSGKGRSDEGSIKYGFSLVKGKANHPMEDYHVANFVNIQDHELGLFAIYDGHMGDTVPAYLQKHLFSNILKEGEFWVDPRRSIAKAYEKTDQAILSNSSDLGRGGSTAVTAILINGRKLWVANVGDSRAVLSRGGRAVQMSTDHEPRAERSSIEDRGGFVSNLPGDVPRVNGQLAVSRAFGDKGLKTHLSSEPDIRDVVVDSQTDVLLLASDGIWKVMTNEEAMEIAKRVKDPQKAAKELTAEALRRESKDDISCVVVRFR is encoded by the exons ATGGGAAAGTTTTGTTGCTTCACTTCCCCTTCCGAG GTTGTGGGAGGACAATCATCATCTGGTAAAGGAAGAAGTGACGAAGGGTCGATCAAGTACGGTTTCAGTCTAGTGAAAGGCAAAGCTAACCATCCCATGGAGGATTATCACGTCGCGAACTTCGTCAACATCCAAGACCACGAGCTAGGTCTGTTCGCTATCTACGACGGTCACATGGGTGACACTGTCCCTGCCTACTTGCAGAAGCACCTCTTCTCCAACATCCTCAAGGAG GGAGAGTTTTGGGTTGATCCAAGAAGGTCTATAGCAAAGGCTTACGAGAAGACGGACCAAGCCATTCTTTCGAATAGCTCTGACTTGGGACGTGGCGGGTCCACGGCTGTGACTGCTATATTGATCAACGGGAGGAAGCTGTGGGTAGCTAACGTTGGGGATTCACGAGCGGTTCTTTCTAGAGGAGGTAGGGCAGTGCAGATGAGTACGGATCATGAGCCTCGTGCGGAACGGTCGAGTATTGAGGATAGAGGTGGATTTGTATCCAATCTACCAG gTGATGTTCCTCGGGTGAATGGTCAGTTAGCTGTGTCTCGTGCCTTTGGGGATAAGGGACTTAAGACACATCTGAGTTCAGAGCCTGACATTAGAGATGTTGTTGTAGATAGCCAGACGGATGTTCTTCTCCTGGCTAGTGATGGCATTTGGAAG GTGATGACAAATGAGGAGGCGATGGAGATAGCTAAAAGGGTGAAAGATCCACAGAAGGCGGCCAAGGAGCTAACAGCTGAAGCGTTGAGAAGAGAGAGTAAAGACGACATATCTTGTGTCGTGGTCCGTTTCAGATGA
- the LOC103836260 gene encoding F-box protein At1g22220 encodes MDVFDGLPDPIVVYILDKVGDVKTLLRCSSLSKRFNSLVPQSESLILRLDQVVTTESPPDSPVSNFFKSVCKPFHGLFSLFSKPAKPIPTTNLSPVIPSKLLSRFDRIKNLDVELPGGDAKPEKGAGIKWKAEFGKTLKTCVVVAFRSASTVSSPDGESDAEFVTGLKTRVEWTIKALMAASTRHHLMSQVVKEHKEMYE; translated from the coding sequence ATGGACGTTTTTGATGGACTTCCAGATCCTATCGTCGTCTATATCTTGGACAAAGTCGGCGACGTCAAAACCTTGCTTCGTTGCAGTTCCCTCTCTAAGCGATTCAACTCGCTCGTCCCTCAGTCCGAGTCACTCATCCTCCGTCTCGACCAAGTCGTTACCACCGAGTCACCACCCGATTCTCCCGTCAGCAACTTCTTTAAATCTGTATGCAAACCCTTTCACGGtttgttttctctgttttctAAACCGGCTAAACCAATCCCAACCACAAATCTTTCTCCGGTTATCCCTTCCAAGCTTCTCTCCCGGTTCGACCGGATCAAGAATCTTGACGTGGAGCTTCCAGGGGGAGATGCAAAGCCGGAGAAAGGCGCCGGAATTAAGTGGAAAGCAGAGTTTGGTAAAACTCTCAAAACATGCGTCGTTGTAGCGTTTCGCTCCGCCTCCACCGTGTCTTCTCCCGACGGTGAGTCAGACGCCGAGTTCGTGACTGGTCTTAAAACGCGCGTGGAGTGGACGATAAAGGCGTTGATGGCCGCGTCGACACGTCATCACCTGATGAGCCAAGTCGTGAAGGAGCACAAGGAGATGTATGAGTAA